The genomic segment AGGAGGTGGTAGTCGTTGATCCACACCGTCCCGGTCCGCATCTGCTTCGCGACCTCGAGCGCCTTCGCCTTGTCGCGCGACCAGACCGCGCCGCCGAGGCCGTAGATCGAGTCGTTGGCCATGCGGATCGCGTCGTCGATGTTCTTGTAGCGGATCACGCACAGCACTGGCCCGAAGATCTCCTCCTGGGCGATCTTCATCGAGTTCTTCACGTCGGCGAAGATGGTGGGCTCGACGTAGTAGCCCCTGGGGAGGTGCTCCGGGCGCTTGCCGCCGACGGAAATCCTGGCGCCCTCGTCCACGCCCGTCTCGATGTAGCCGAGCACCGTCGCGCGCTGGCGCGCGGAGATGAGCGGGCCCTGCGCCGTGCCGAAGTCCATCGGGTCGCCGATGGTGAGCTGCCTGGTGCGCTCGACCAGGCGCGCGACCACCTCGTCGTGCAGCTTCTCGGAGACGAAGAGCCGCGTGCCCGACTCGCACGCCTGCCCCTGGTGGAAGAAGCAGCCGAAGAGCGAGCCGTCGACCGCCATGTCGAGGTCGGCGTCGTCGAGGATGACGTTGGCGGACTTGCCGCCCAGCTCGAGGGTCACCTTCTTGATGGTGCCGGCGGCGAGCTGCTGGACGCGCCGGCCGACCTCGGTCGAGCCGGTGAGCGCGATCTTGTCGACCAGCGGGCTCGCGCACAGCTCCTCGCCGCACTCGGCGCCGCTCCCGTGGATGACGTTGACCACCCCCTTCGGCAGATCGGTCTGGTCGATGATCTTCGCCAGCTCGAGCGCCGAGCAGGGCGTGTCGCTGGCTGGCTTGAGCACGAGCGTGTTCCCGGTGCACAGCGCCGGGCCGATCTTCCACACCGCCATCATGAGCGGGAAGTTCCACGGGATGATCTGGCCGCAGACGCCGATCGGCTCGCGCTGGAGGTAATTCTTCGACTGGGCGGGGAACTGCGGCACCTGGATCTCCTCGAGCAGCGGGACCTTCTCCGCCATCTCGGCGAAGTACTTGAGCTGGTTGGCGGCGAGCATCATGTCGCCCGAGGTCTTGCGGATGGTGCCGCCGGAGTCCTGGGTCTCGACGGCGGCGAGCTCCTGGCTGCGCGCCTCGAGCCCGTCGGCGATCTGGTTCAGGATCTTCTTGCGATCGGCTGGGGTCATGCGCGGCCAGGGTCCCTCGTCGAAGGCCCGGCGGGCCGCCGCGATGGCGCGCTGCGCGTCCCTGCGGCTCGCGCGCGAGACGCGCGCCCACGGCTCCTCGGTCGCGGGGTTGATCGAGTCGGCGGTCTTCCCGCCCTCGGCATCCGAGAACGCGCCGTCGATGTAGAGCTGGTACTCCTGCATGGCTGGTCTCCTCATGCGCCCGCATCGGGGGGCGGGGCGCGGCCGCGGGGTTCGCGGCGGAGGCTCGCACCAATGGGGGGGACTCTGCAATCGGGGTCGAGCGCAGCGGTCCCTGCGGACGCGGAGCGATGCAAACTCGGGACAGCTCCGGCTCGAGCCGAGGAGCCAGGCGCCCGCGCGTGGCCCCGGCCCTACCGGCTCAGGCGGCCTTCGGCCGCCAGCGCCCCGCCCGCATGAGGGCGCGGCGCCGCCGCTGGTACTCGCGCTGGTAGGCGCGGAGCTCGTCGCGGTTCCGTTCGCGATAGGCGCGTGTCCAGGCCCTGTGCGCCGCGCGGTGTCGCGCGATCCAGCGGCGCAGGTACGCGCGCCGGCACTCCTTGCACCAATCGTCCAGGCCGTCGGCGGCGGCGGCGGAGCGGTAAAAGCCCGTCGCCGGCCTGCTCCGGCCGCAGGCGCCACACCGCTTCCTCCGCCGTCTGGCGCGACGTCTGGCAAGCGCCTGAGCCATCGTTCCGGTCCTGTCCGCCACTACTGAGGGTGCCGGCGTTGCTCGCGCACCAGCCGCTCTCGGATCGCGGCGTTGATGAAGTCCTGAACCCGCACGCGCCGCTGTATGCAGTGGACGCGAACCTGACGATGGAGGTCGGGCGGGATACGGGCGCCGACCGCGACGAGTGCCTCGTCCTTCACTCGCCCCCGCGCACGAGCATGGAGGACGGACATTGCCGGTCCCCCATCGTCGGGCAGCACCCGGCGGCTCGGCGTCCGCATCATCCGCACGGTCGATGCGGAAACAGCGCGGCTCGCGGATGCGCGCCGAGGGCGGACCGCAACGCGCGGCCCGCGTGTGACCAGGTGACACGGGGCGGCGCCAGCTCGATCCCCGGACCGAACGTGACGCGCCGATGCCGGCGCCGCCACGAGACCAGACTGGCAGCCATGTGCGGAACCTTACGTATTCACCTTACCGCAGGACGATTGTCCAGTGCTCTACCGCATATGCGGGAGGTGGCGGTAAAACGAAGTACATTTGGTGCGTCTCCGAACACCACCTGACCCCGTCCCTTGCGGGCACCGACTTCCGTGCCATCATCGCCCCGTGCGGTGGTGGCAGACGGCGGTCGTCTACCAGATCTATCCGCGCTCCTTCGCCGACGCGAGCGGTGACGGGGTGGGCGACCTCGAGGGCATCCGGGGTCGGCTCGACCATCT from the Deltaproteobacteria bacterium genome contains:
- a CDS encoding aldehyde dehydrogenase; the encoded protein is MRRPAMQEYQLYIDGAFSDAEGGKTADSINPATEEPWARVSRASRRDAQRAIAAARRAFDEGPWPRMTPADRKKILNQIADGLEARSQELAAVETQDSGGTIRKTSGDMMLAANQLKYFAEMAEKVPLLEEIQVPQFPAQSKNYLQREPIGVCGQIIPWNFPLMMAVWKIGPALCTGNTLVLKPASDTPCSALELAKIIDQTDLPKGVVNVIHGSGAECGEELCASPLVDKIALTGSTEVGRRVQQLAAGTIKKVTLELGGKSANVILDDADLDMAVDGSLFGCFFHQGQACESGTRLFVSEKLHDEVVARLVERTRQLTIGDPMDFGTAQGPLISARQRATVLGYIETGVDEGARISVGGKRPEHLPRGYYVEPTIFADVKNSMKIAQEEIFGPVLCVIRYKNIDDAIRMANDSIYGLGGAVWSRDKAKALEVAKQMRTGTVWINDYHLL